In one Nicotiana sylvestris chromosome 8, ASM39365v2, whole genome shotgun sequence genomic region, the following are encoded:
- the LOC138876079 gene encoding uncharacterized protein: MKVIREGTRTVPKTRKEYNDADRKAVEKNFKEKKIRVCGIGPDEYNCVLTYECAKEIWKALKTAHDGTTQVKQSKIDMLTTEYEFFKMKEDESIQDIHTRFTSIINELHSLREVIPTNKLVRKILRVLLGSCEWGNK; encoded by the coding sequence ATGAAAGTTATTAGAGAGGGAACAAGGACTGTCCCAAAGACGAGAAAGGAATATAACGATGCTGATAGAAAGGCTGTTGAAAAGAACTTCAAGGAAAAGAAGATTCGTGTTTGTGGTATTGGACCAGATGAATATAATTGTGTCTTAACGTATGAGTGTGCAAAAGAGATCTGGAAAGCTCTCAAAACTGCCCATGACGGAACTACTCAGGTTAAGCAGTCAAAAATAGATATGCTTACCACTGAGTATGAGTTTTTCAAAATGAAGGAGGATGAGTCAATTCAAGATATACACACACGCTTCACCTCCATTATTAATGAGCTACATTCTCTTAGAGAAGTCATCCCAACAAACAAGCTGGTCCGGAAGATACTCAGAGTTCTACTAGGTTCATGTGAATGGGGTAACAAATAA